The nucleotide sequence gtaccaggcacttcTCCTTTTTGGTTCTCCCACTATTTGAGACCCAGtgttacaaatgagaaaacagaaggttTTCTGGCCAAAGTTGAATAGCCAGCAAACAGCAAAGTGGGCTTCACGACCAGGTCATTTACTCCAGAACCCAAATACGTATACAGGATTCCATGGTGCCTTTCCATGGTGCCCTATTGTCTTCCTGGGAAGAGAGGTTCCAGGCCCTATTTTAGACTGATTATTAAGACAAGCTCTTCCATGTGAAACCCGTTAATGGTAATAACGTAACAACAAACAGCCTCTACTAGAGTCTTGCCATTGGGTGTTAGGACCGAGCCGAGCCTGATGGTCATTTCAAAGCCTCTATGAGACCAATGGGCCACAAGACAGCAGCAAGGGCCaaaagccactcaggtgcctcagtTGAAGAGAGAAACTTCAGTGTAGTGTGGAACCCTGATTGAAGAGGGAAGTTTTAGTCTAGCCTGAGCCAGCAGCGAAGGGAGTAATTGCACATCCCTCCCAACAAAGTCAGGGGCATGGTCACTTGGTATGAAGCCCGACCAACAACAGGTAGGAGGAAGCGGCCCCACGCCCTGCAGAAGTGGGGAGCAGGGCCGGTGGTAACATCCAGAAAGCAATTCAGATGCATCAGCGTGGAGACCAGGGACAGCCATGGCGTGCATAGAGCATGTGATGAGTGGTGGTGGCGGTGAGCAAGAAATGGGCATAAGACTTTGCTCTCCCTCCTGCAccgccaccccctgccccaaccctgCCCCGCTGGGTACCTCTTGCAGTTTTTGATCTTCATGGGTCATGGAGAGCAGCACGGTGCTGTTGCGCACCACAGGGATTTCCTGCCAGAGGGAGCCACTGGAGGCCATGGACAGGCGCTGCAGGTAGGATTCGGAGGAGACCAGAGCCTTCCGGGGCTGCCGGGGGGAGGCGGGCCCCGTGGCCTCTCCCAGGCTGTCCAGCCGCTGCTGGCTCTGAATCTCCTTGTTCAAAACCACATCGCTGTATTCCTGGTAAAGCAGCTGAGCTGCAAGGGCAAAGAagatgacagagggagagaattagGGAGACAGGGATGGGGAGGCATAAAGACAGAAGCCACCAAACTGCTTCTGGCTGTCCTGGCAATTCTCTCTCCTTGGAGAGATCACGGACTGCCCCACCGAGGGTGGCTATGGGCTCCAGTCTCGGGCAAAATGCCACGTGGGGCTATACTTCTGTTTCAAGGGACTCACAGGAGTTGATGAGCTTCGAGCGGCGTCTTGAAAAGCCTCCCATCACCTCCTTTGGTTTCTTCTCCCTATGGAGACAAGGAGGAGGGCTCTGGGTGCTTGCTGGCCACTGACGCAGAGAAGCCCCAGGTGACCATAGATGAGATAGTCTCTAACCTCTGGGACGCGTGCTGGGATGTCAGGGCCGAATCCCCTCAAGAGGCAAGCTGTGGCCCTGACCCACGTTTAGGTAGTTCAGAGCTTTTTTGGATGTCATGTTGGACGTTTACAGGGGGGTTAGTTCATGGCTACAGAACCTAGGAGGACGGGAGAGTCGGACCCAGCTGACAGCCGGGTAGGCAAGAGATGCCCTTACCCTGGAATCCTGGTGTACGTCTCTTCCCTTCCCTACCCCTGGAAGACACAGGGTCCCAGAACCCTTGTCAGATCATGGAACTCTCAGTGTCCTAAGAAAGGACAGTCTAAGTGTGTCTGTCAGGAGAGAAGGGGACTCACCGAAACACAATGGTGTCTGAAGGGCCAGGGGCCTTTTCTACGCCTGGACCTCTTGTATCTGGAAACAGAAATGGTGAAGTCACTGAGATTTTGGAGGGACATTCAGGGTGGCCAAGAAGGCAAAACTTAATGTAGGAGATGCAGGCCTCTGAGGGAACAGAAgggctcagccgggagtctgtgCAGGAGAGCAGTGCCAAAGTAGAAAGCATTTGAGGACACGATTAGCAGGTGTGTCCCCAGCCCTGGAATCCTGGTATCAGACGTGAATTGGACAAGAAGAGGATGTCTTCTGTACCACTGGGAGGACATTGAACAGGTGCTGGTAGCTGGAAAACATGTGTGTCGGGGGGAGAGAGGAAACATCCATAACAAAGTTGGGAAAAACAGGTACACAGTCAAACACCACCATGGCCAGGTGGAAgagtggaaggagaaggaaagtcCTACAGCGAGCTCAGAGAGACTCTCGAGGGCTTCCCTCTGTGTTGACATTGGGTAGGCGGATGAGCAGGTGGATGAGAAGCCCCGGGGACAGAAGATGGGTGAGGTGGTAAGAGCTGGAGAAGGCTTGAGTGTCACCGTGATCTTGCCCCTCTTGCCCCTCGCTTACCGGAAGAGCCCTCAGGCAAGATGGAAGGTCTGCGCAGGCCTTGCCGGTTCCAGCCCTTGTGCTTACTGGACCCCTCACCGGGATCTGCGACCCGCCCACTGACGCTCTCCAGCGGTCTCCCTGTGTCCCGCCTGTGGGGCCAGCTGGATGCCTTCTCCAGGTGGGGATGGCTGAGCTTTTCCGACTGCCTTGCTTGGCCTACATCCAACCTCCTCAGGCCATTGGCTCCTTCCGGAGGGGCTGATCTTCTCAAAGATCCTCTGGCAGGGGCCTCAGACTCTTCGGAGGGTCCTGGTTCACAGGTGGGTCCCTGGAGCTCCAGACTCCAGTGTGTGGTTGGGGAAGACGGACTGAGAAGGGTTGCCACATTGCTGAAAGCCATGCCAGGGGACACTTCACTCTTACTCCTGCTGGTAGAAGCCAAAGAGTCTGTTGATCGGCCCATGGCTGGGGGCCAGGAGGTACGTCCAACAGAATGGGGAGCAGAGACTGTCCGCTCTTGACAAACAGGCCTTGGCTTACCCCGACCCCCTGAATTCATGAGTTCTCCCTGAGTGCTCCTACTCCTCCCCTTGGACTTGGGGGGTAACGGAGGTGGTTCAATGGGAGGATCCATAATAGGGACAGGGGGGAGAGGCCTGTAGATCCTTGGATTactaaaagaaacagaatggtgGGGCTGGGACAAATCAGGAGTTGGGGGCAATGGCTTATTGTATCTCAGCCTACGGGAGAAAGAGGTCAGAGTAGGGGTGGGAGTGTCCGGGGTAGAGGGCAGAGGTCGATGCTGCCTTGCCACGAGGGGGTCAGGAAATGGGGGAAGTGGGCCTTTGGGGGGACCATGTAGCCCCGAACCTGGGGCCAATGGAAGAGCATGGCCACACCTCTTCAACGTGGCAACTCCTGCATGGAGGTGGCTGTCTCTCTCTACCACGGAGGGGTGGACATGCCTCTtctctgggggaggagggggcagaggttCAGGGATCCTCCCATCTACAGAGATAAAGGGTGGGGAAGAGCCATAGGCAGGAGACTCTGGGGCAGAGGCTGAAGTGTGTGGGGAGCCACATGGCTGGGTGCTACAGGGACTACTGGATCTTTCCAGATTTGAAGTGAATTCTTGAGAGTCCCACCCCAGAGTAGATAATGAACTAGGGGATTCGGGAATGATCCTACAGTCCCTACCACTTTTCCTGTCCCTTCTTGGGATCACAGAGCCATAGATGGCAGGTTTGGGGGCCCTTTGGGGCAACTctgaatgagaaaaggaaagtgaGAGTCCCAGCAGGTCCGGAGTTGGCTCTGTCCTATGAGAGCCTGGGAAGGAGTTGCTCCTTAGGTGCTGGACAGCCCTGCAGGGTGgcctggggggccctgggggtgggccCAGATGGAGCTGGTGGGTGTTTCCACGGTGGCCTCTGCAGAGGAAGCGCCAGGGAGGGCAGCTGGGGGAGTCTCGGAAGCCCCACAGTGATGTGCGTGGGTGGTCCGAAGAGTTGCTCTGGAGGTTTCTGGAGAATGCGCAGCAAGAAagggctccctcctgggagaGCCAACTGGGGGGCTGGCAGACAATGATGTAGTCGTCCGGGAGGAGACTTCAGCAGGACCGgaaggaggtggatggggagtCCTCGGAGGAGTTGCAGGGGTACCGGCAGAGACCATCTGGGTCCCCTGGCCGAACACTGCCCTCTTCCCCAGCTCGGGTCCCTCCTGCTGGCTGTCCTGAGCTGCTTCTTGGGCGGGCGACCCCCCAGCAGGAAAGGAACCAGGTAAAGAAGCAGGCCGGCCCGACCACCCTCCGGACTCCAGTGGAGGAGGCAGAGCTACAGGGGATGGTTCCTCAGCCCTAGGCTCCTCCCGAGGCCCAGGAGTACCGGTCATGGGATAACAGGTGTCTGGAAACAAGTCACAGGGAGAAGAGACCTCAGAGGCTACCAGAGCCAGTGTGGAAGGACCATCACGTGCTTCCCCCTCTTCTGTAGgcccctctctgccctctccccgaAGCGGGTCCCCATCCCAATTCtccggctcctcctcccctgacCCCACTGCCTCCGCCTCCCGCCCCTCCACCGAGGCCACCTTCCCCCGAAGACCTCGAAGACCTCGACCTTCTGGCCTTCCAGTTACTTGCCCTGATTTGCCCACCACACTCCACTTCTCCTCATTCTGAGCAGCCCCGCTCCCCTCCTCTGGCCCCCCTGTCTCCCtgttcccctcctctccctgctgtaGACCCGGCTGGCGCCGAGGCTCCATCCCCTGCTCACTGCAGCGCAGACCTTCCAATTCCCCAGAAAGCCCCGTTCTCTCTCCGTGCTTTGCACACATCGCACGGCCTCGTCTCTGCTCCTGTTTCTG is from Canis lupus dingo isolate Sandy chromosome 16, ASM325472v2, whole genome shotgun sequence and encodes:
- the ARHGEF5 gene encoding rho guanine nucleotide exchange factor 5; the encoded protein is MEAEEPQHGALTPIPALAELSIIPEPLRRSSQTATLGPEAQEGWEPSSTWAEGRGLLEPQQGGLKDVKSCATESMTSFPEEAPAGVETDQEDTVGDTWDTPERQEPVPQSLADGRARTPAHAERGACPFQGEHLDTVPVSRERGGGVEMELRPELTSLPGGTGHAEEEEVSPDTSAQPRSGPPCEEHPAEPELPGDSVKQGEELRAAGAEESPGRGGLMCLLDAWGLEEQGLAEAAFREEAAAGGDGRLGGQEQGGEQADGTGEQEQKQEQRRGRAMCAKHGERTGLSGELEGLRCSEQGMEPRRQPGLQQGEEGNRETGGPEEGSGAAQNEEKWSVVGKSGQVTGRPEGRGLRGLRGKVASVEGREAEAVGSGEEEPENWDGDPLRGEGREGPTEEGEARDGPSTLALVASEVSSPCDLFPDTCYPMTGTPGPREEPRAEEPSPVALPPPLESGGWSGRPASLPGSFPAGGSPAQEAAQDSQQEGPELGKRAVFGQGTQMVSAGTPATPPRTPHPPPSGPAEVSSRTTTSLSASPPVGSPRREPFLAAHSPETSRATLRTTHAHHCGASETPPAALPGLHLGPPPGPPRPPCRAVQHLRSNSFPGSHRTEPTPDLLGLSLSFSHSELPQRAPKPAIYGSVIPRRDRKSGRDCRIIPESPSSLSTLGWDSQEFTSNLERSSSPCSTQPCGSPHTSASAPESPAYGSSPPFISVDGRIPEPLPPPPPEKRHVHPSVVERDSHLHAGVATLKRCGHALPLAPGSGLHGPPKGPLPPFPDPLVARQHRPLPSTPDTPTPTLTSFSRRLRYNKPLPPTPDLSQPHHSVSFSNPRIYRPLPPVPIMDPPIEPPPLPPKSKGRSRSTQGELMNSGGRGKPRPVCQERTVSAPHSVGRTSWPPAMGRSTDSLASTSRSKSEVSPGMAFSNVATLLSPSSPTTHWSLELQGPTCEPGPSEESEAPARGSLRRSAPPEGANGLRRLDVGQARQSEKLSHPHLEKASSWPHRRDTGRPLESVSGRVADPGEGSSKHKGWNRQGLRRPSILPEGSSDTRGPGVEKAPGPSDTIVFREKKPKEVMGGFSRRRSKLINSSQLLYQEYSDVVLNKEIQSQQRLDSLGEATGPASPRQPRKALVSSESYLQRLSMASSGSLWQEIPVVRNSTVLLSMTHEDQKLQEAKFELIVSEASYLRSLHVAVDHFQLSAPLRATLSNQEYQWLFSRLQDVREVSTTFLSDLEENFESNIFTFQVCDVVLNHAPDFRRVYLPYVTNQTYQERTFQVLLNSNSSFREVLEKLESDPVCQRLSLKSFLILPFQRITRLKLLLQNILKRTQPGSPEEAEATKAHHALEELIRDCNNNVQRMRRTEELIYLSQKIEFECKIFPLISQSRWLVKSGEVTALEFSLSPGLRRKLNTRPVHLHLFNDCLLLSRPREGSRFLVFDHAPFSSIRGEKCEMKLHGPHKNLFRLFLLHNAQGTQAEFLFSTETQSEKLRWISALAMPREELDLLECYDSPQVQCLRAYKPRENDELALEKADVVMVTQQSSDGWLEGMRLSDGERGWFPMQQVEFISNREVRARNVSEAHRVKTAKLQLVEQQT